From one Mya arenaria isolate MELC-2E11 chromosome 4, ASM2691426v1 genomic stretch:
- the LOC128230615 gene encoding putative ammonium transporter 1, translating into MSLGEEVDQFFKVIMGMIVMFMQCGFAFYEAGSVRSKNVTNILIKNVIDSFIAGVAYWIFGFALAYGEGNKFIGYSNFALKGVPTTEYANFFFQYSFAASTATIVSGAVAERCEFLAYFVYSFLITGVVYPVATHWYWGGGFLAQGVDYGGDIGVVTYIDFAGSGLVHVIGGSAGFVGAAILGPRVGRFGKTSNSDMIVRGHSVPIAALGGFILLFGFLAFNGGSLGTISNPGDGAIVSRVIVNTIIAASFAAFSSLFVARWTPIGSRHWSLMATLNGALTGMVSVCAGCNVLNPWQSAIMGLGAGVVYHLVSQGVQKLGVDDPLDACALHFGGGVWALVMLAFFHKDEGIFFHWNARSGLFLCWQLAGLGVILLWTVATTGLIFGVLRLLKVLRVPEEMEIRGLDIPKHHEPAYPVEAYGHGHIERMLRALLYHSDVDGAKRKPKKGHGVDYWSLEDKGPYENPEVRQFAVFKAQHGNKE; encoded by the exons ATGAGTCTAGGAGAGGAGGTGGACCAGTTCTTCAAGGTCATTATGGGGATGATCGtcatgt TCATGCAGTGTGGGTTTGCGTTTTACGAGGCCGGGTCCGTCCGCAGCAAAAACGTGACCAACATCCTTATAAAGAACGTCATTGACTCGT TTATAGCAGGCGTTGCCTACTGGATATTCGGGTTTGCGCTTGCCTATGGGGAAGGGAATAAATTCATTGGCTACTCCAACTTTGCCCTGAAGGGAGTTCCAACGACCGAATATGCCAACTTCTTCTTCCAGTATTCGTTTGCGGCATCCACAGCCACCATTGTTTCCGGGGCCGTCGCCGAGCGCTGCGAGTTCTTGGCCTATTTTGTGTACAGCTTTTTAATAACAG GCGTTGTCTATCCTGTGGCTACGCACTGGTATTGGGGTGGCGGGTTCCTGGCCCAGGGAGTAGACTATGGAGGCGACATCGGCGTAGTGACTTACATT GACTTTGCCGGTAGTGGTCTGGTGCACGTGATTGGCGGGTCCGCGGGATTCGTCGGTGCGGCAATCCTTGGGCCGCGTGTGGGTCGGTTTGGGAAAACATCCAACTCCGACATGATAGTGAGAGGGCACTCTGTTCCG ATAGCGGCTCTTGGAGGATTCATTTTGCTGTTCGGCTTTCTCGCGTTCAATGGGGGGTCCCTTGGCACCATCAGCAACCCGGGGGACGGCGCAATTGTCAGTCGCGTTATCGTTAACACCATCATCGCAGCCTCGTTCGCCGCCTTCTCCTCCCTGTTCGTCGCCCGGTGGACTCCAATAGGCAGCCGTCACTGGAGTCTCATGGCCACCCTAAACGGGGCGCTAACTGGAATG GTGTCGGTTTGTGCGGGCTGCAACGTGTTGAATCCTTGGCAGTCGGCTATCATGGGTCTCGGGGCGGGCGTGGTCTACCACCTTGTGTCGCAGGGTGTCCAGAAACTTGGCGTCGACGATCCACTTGATGCATGCGCAC TTCACTTTGGCGGCGGCGTCTGGGCTCTCGTGATGCTGGCATTCTTCCACAAAGATGAGGGCATCTTCTTTCACTGGAACGCGCGCTCAGGGCTG TTCCTGTGTTGGCAGCTGGCGGGCCTGGGAGTCATCCTGCTGTGGACGGTGGCCACTACCGGTCTCATTTTCGGAGTTCTTCGCCTCCTCAAGGTGTTGAGAGTCCCAGAGGAGATGGAAATTAGAg GCCTGGACATCCCAAAGCACCATGAGCCAGCGTATCCGGTGGAAGCGTATGGACACGGTCATATTGAGCGGATGCTGCGCGCTTTACTCTACCATTCTGATGTAGACGGCGCTAAAA gaAAGCCTAAGAAGGGACACGGGGTGGACTACTGGTCACTGGAGGACAAAGGACCGTACGAGAATCCGGAAGTGCGCCAGTTTGCCGTGTTTAAGGCGCAACATGGCAACAAGGAGTGA